In the genome of Nonlabens sp. MB-3u-79, one region contains:
- a CDS encoding T9SS type A sorting domain-containing protein: MKKNYILITAVMLVMSITQLKAQTTWTGARITFTKANNADWLLATNQDRINNNVWITRANNQGVFNIASETNYTDFFSPADTEWAIGIASNSAMLTFQNWEDSSGSNPPSLVNQDMVLHLITDDIYIDLKFTSWQSGGAGGGFSYERSTDQSLSSSEFEFKEKIKLFPNPANKHVKITGLTNLENYTIYSITGALMSKGTISNEELIDITELNNGLYFLKIKNGNTLRFLKK, from the coding sequence ATGAAGAAAAATTACATTTTGATCACCGCAGTGATGTTAGTAATGAGCATTACTCAATTAAAGGCTCAAACGACTTGGACTGGCGCTAGGATAACTTTTACAAAAGCAAACAATGCAGACTGGCTTTTAGCAACCAATCAAGATAGGATCAACAATAATGTTTGGATTACTAGGGCTAACAATCAAGGAGTCTTCAATATTGCTTCTGAAACCAATTACACTGACTTTTTTAGTCCAGCAGATACCGAATGGGCTATTGGGATAGCTTCCAACAGTGCCATGTTGACCTTTCAAAACTGGGAAGATTCAAGTGGAAGTAACCCGCCTAGTTTAGTAAATCAAGATATGGTTTTGCATTTAATTACAGATGATATTTATATAGATCTAAAATTTACTTCTTGGCAATCTGGAGGTGCAGGAGGAGGTTTTAGTTATGAACGATCAACAGACCAAAGTTTGAGTAGCAGTGAATTTGAGTTTAAAGAAAAAATAAAATTGTTTCCAAACCCCGCAAACAAGCATGTTAAAATAACGGGATTAACTAATTTAGAAAATTATACCATCTATTCTATCACAGGCGCTCTAATGAGCAAAGGAACCATTTCTAATGAGGAACTGATAGATATCACAGAGCTTAATAATGGTTTGTATTTTTTAAAAATT